A DNA window from Ostrea edulis chromosome 5, xbOstEdul1.1, whole genome shotgun sequence contains the following coding sequences:
- the LOC125649645 gene encoding uncharacterized protein LOC125649645 isoform X1, giving the protein MHINAAADCQLEQIATVPSSFESYSTPLQSYMQQLLIYKGFTPIGSYFNKFVLREFAQEDKKLEVNTFVFVERGSKSFQGSFRWSWSCSCNIPRSSFINGLSGSVDMSYDVFLQRYPTCIHIDAVAFLMERFDARENLHAEDHSYSLHQYQPENENIKIQELSWDGEYLCVTHEDCSGIVSYKDKLHCLTCKSSKCVHTTFLSDNAKTYQIDLPYQALTSMQPKPTSSSSSWIKILSWKGIPFKFEAELMAVYSKPVLERIPSGVLVEPHTSVCKICGSMWLSDVSHIKSMPLVDNKRTTVVQVGERKCSNVMCTGVLRYDGLEHCIFHTSHTLIAYEVLFGFMDLFTRNRTTLYTYFLSLKDNHERGNDKKFQQTFSYAHFKFAWYGFLEKLCSTINFEEGFRCIQCGSAPDRLIMDATTLAHRKNLKTWTNNLQQMASDNVLHIPYSSHKDRVVISDPYTRLLLRRYAGEQPPLIEAEVTKLFDLLGYHNKELQALVQSFGRSEIAPPPYRPFLKNLALDSPICGMFHPSDHLQRIIQKMKIKDPKSSPELLEELQMQLPLVYKLVCSINHTPYHLVELLESLVEKAANSYPENTTATSLMDNHLLKDSFFPSLLPLRSRGTYKMDFTTNKKGKYECTKSKGHPSLLPGVFCLFCEHGVCYGYELMDSSESPNVPFTLILTRFKKAPSMVIYDNACRMHSYCLNRHPDFFKDTWFLVDRLHWFNHRGCNDGYNLNEYVQFNTINSQAAEQCNSSLGKLKSMLSYMTNYNFHLHCKFYLWVLNKRKQNANK; this is encoded by the exons AGCTATTCAACACCACTTCAAAGCTACATGCAGCAGCTGCTGATATACAAAGGATTTACCCCTATTGGCAGCTATTTCAATAAATTTGTATTGAGAGAATTTGCACAAGAAGATAAAAAACTTGAG GTAAAcacatttgtttttgttgaaaGAGGTTCCAAGTCCTTTCAGGGTAGCTTTCGTTGGTCATGGAGTTGTTCATGCAACATCCCTCGGTCATCCTTTATAAACGGATTGTCTGGCAGCGTTGATATGTCATATGATG TTTTTTTGCAACGCTACCCAACATGCATCCACATTGATGCAGTAGCATTCCTTATGGAAAGATTTGATGCAAGGGAGAATTTACATGCTGAAG ATCACAGCTACTCTCTTCACCAGTATCAGCCAGAG aaTGAGAACATCAAAATTCAGGAGTTGTCCTGGGATGGAGAATACCTCTGTGTGACACATGAGGACTGCAGTGGCATTGTGTCATACAAAGacaaattgcattgtttaaCTTGCAAATCTTCAAAATGTGTTCacacaacatttctatcagatAATGCCAAAACATATCAGATAGACTTACCATACCAAGCATTGACTAGTATGCAGCCTAAACCAACTTCTTCCTCCAGCTCATGGATCAAAATCTTGTCTTGGAAAGGTATTCCCTTTAAGTTTGAAGCTGAATTGATGGCTGTGTATTCTAAACCAGTATTGGAAAGAATTCCATCTGGAGTACTTGTGGAGCCTCATACAAGTGTCTGCAAGATTTGTGGGAGTATGTGGTTAAGTGATGTTTCTCACATCAAGTCAATGCCACTAGTTGACAACAAAAGAACAACAGTAGTTCAAG TTGGTGAAAGAAAATGCAGTAATGTAATGTGTACTGGTGTACTACGGTATGATGGACTGGAGCATTGCATATTCCATACAAGCCACACTCTCATCGCTTATGAAGTCCTATTTGGGTTTATGGACTTGTTCACCCGAAACAG AACAACTCTATACACATACTTCTTGTCACTGAAAGACAACCATGAGAGGGGAAATGACAAGAAGTTCCAGCAAACCTTTTCATATGCACATTTCAAATTTGCATGGTATGGCTTCTTGGAGAAGCTCTGCTCCACCATCAATTTTGAGGAGGGATTCAGATGTATACAATGTGGGTCAGCACCAGATAGATTGATTATGGATGCCACCACATTAGCCCacagaaaaaatttaaaaacctgGACCAACAACCTACAACAGATGGCATCTGATAATGTATTGCACATTCCGTACAG CTCCCATAAAGACAGAGTGGTGATAAGTGATCCATACACCAGGTTACTGCTGAGGCGATATGCTGGTGAGCAACCACCACTGATAGAGGCAGAAGTAACAAAACTGTTTGACCTCCTTGGATACCACAACAAGGAGCTCCAGGCTTTAGTGCAGTCATTTGGGAGGTCTGAAATAGCACCACCACCATACAGACCCTTCCTAAAAAATTTGGCTTTGGACAGTCCAATATGTGGCATGTTCCATCCATCTGACCACCTACAACGGATcatacagaaaatgaaaataaaagatccAAAGTCATCGCCAGAGTTACTCGAGGAGCTGCAAATGCAGTTACCATTG GTTTACAAGTTGGTGTGTTCAATCAACCATACCCCATACCATTTGGTGGAATTGCTAGAGTCCTTAGTTGAAAAAGCAGCAAACAGTTATCCTGAAAACACCACTGCCACTTCTTTGATGGACAATCACCTTCTCAAGGACAGCTTTTTCCCATCACTCCTACCATTAAGATCTCGAGGGACCTACAAGATGGATTTTACAACTAATAAAAAGGGCAAATACGAATGCACAAAGAGCAAAGGACACCCTAGTTTGCTACCTGGTGTTTTCTGCCTCTTCTGTGAACATG GAGTTTGCTATGGATATGAGTTGATGGATTCTAGTGAATCTCCAAATGTTCCATTTACATTGATATTAACTCGGTTCAAAAAAG CTCCATCTATGGTCATTTACGACAATGCTTGTAGGATGCACTCTTACTGTCTGAACAGGCATCCTGATTTCTTCAAAGACACATGGTTTCTAGTCGATCGACTGCATTGGTTTAACCATCGAGGGTGTAATGATGGGTACAACCTAAATGAATATGTGCAATTCAATACCATAAACAGTCAGGCTGCAGAGCAATGCAACAGTTCCCTAGGAAAACTTAAATCAATGCTTTCTTACATGACAAATTACAACTTTCATCTTCATTGCAAGTTCTACCTGTGGGTTCttaataaaagaaaacagaatGCTAACAAGTGA
- the LOC125649645 gene encoding uncharacterized protein LOC125649645 isoform X2 yields the protein MHINAAADCQLEQIATVPSSFESYSTPLQSYMQQLLIYKGFTPIGSYFNKFVLREFAQEDKKLEVNTFVFVERGSKSFQGSFRWSWSCSCNIPRSSFINGLSGSVDMSYDDHSYSLHQYQPENENIKIQELSWDGEYLCVTHEDCSGIVSYKDKLHCLTCKSSKCVHTTFLSDNAKTYQIDLPYQALTSMQPKPTSSSSSWIKILSWKGIPFKFEAELMAVYSKPVLERIPSGVLVEPHTSVCKICGSMWLSDVSHIKSMPLVDNKRTTVVQVGERKCSNVMCTGVLRYDGLEHCIFHTSHTLIAYEVLFGFMDLFTRNRTTLYTYFLSLKDNHERGNDKKFQQTFSYAHFKFAWYGFLEKLCSTINFEEGFRCIQCGSAPDRLIMDATTLAHRKNLKTWTNNLQQMASDNVLHIPYSSHKDRVVISDPYTRLLLRRYAGEQPPLIEAEVTKLFDLLGYHNKELQALVQSFGRSEIAPPPYRPFLKNLALDSPICGMFHPSDHLQRIIQKMKIKDPKSSPELLEELQMQLPLVYKLVCSINHTPYHLVELLESLVEKAANSYPENTTATSLMDNHLLKDSFFPSLLPLRSRGTYKMDFTTNKKGKYECTKSKGHPSLLPGVFCLFCEHGVCYGYELMDSSESPNVPFTLILTRFKKAPSMVIYDNACRMHSYCLNRHPDFFKDTWFLVDRLHWFNHRGCNDGYNLNEYVQFNTINSQAAEQCNSSLGKLKSMLSYMTNYNFHLHCKFYLWVLNKRKQNANK from the exons AGCTATTCAACACCACTTCAAAGCTACATGCAGCAGCTGCTGATATACAAAGGATTTACCCCTATTGGCAGCTATTTCAATAAATTTGTATTGAGAGAATTTGCACAAGAAGATAAAAAACTTGAG GTAAAcacatttgtttttgttgaaaGAGGTTCCAAGTCCTTTCAGGGTAGCTTTCGTTGGTCATGGAGTTGTTCATGCAACATCCCTCGGTCATCCTTTATAAACGGATTGTCTGGCAGCGTTGATATGTCATATGATG ATCACAGCTACTCTCTTCACCAGTATCAGCCAGAG aaTGAGAACATCAAAATTCAGGAGTTGTCCTGGGATGGAGAATACCTCTGTGTGACACATGAGGACTGCAGTGGCATTGTGTCATACAAAGacaaattgcattgtttaaCTTGCAAATCTTCAAAATGTGTTCacacaacatttctatcagatAATGCCAAAACATATCAGATAGACTTACCATACCAAGCATTGACTAGTATGCAGCCTAAACCAACTTCTTCCTCCAGCTCATGGATCAAAATCTTGTCTTGGAAAGGTATTCCCTTTAAGTTTGAAGCTGAATTGATGGCTGTGTATTCTAAACCAGTATTGGAAAGAATTCCATCTGGAGTACTTGTGGAGCCTCATACAAGTGTCTGCAAGATTTGTGGGAGTATGTGGTTAAGTGATGTTTCTCACATCAAGTCAATGCCACTAGTTGACAACAAAAGAACAACAGTAGTTCAAG TTGGTGAAAGAAAATGCAGTAATGTAATGTGTACTGGTGTACTACGGTATGATGGACTGGAGCATTGCATATTCCATACAAGCCACACTCTCATCGCTTATGAAGTCCTATTTGGGTTTATGGACTTGTTCACCCGAAACAG AACAACTCTATACACATACTTCTTGTCACTGAAAGACAACCATGAGAGGGGAAATGACAAGAAGTTCCAGCAAACCTTTTCATATGCACATTTCAAATTTGCATGGTATGGCTTCTTGGAGAAGCTCTGCTCCACCATCAATTTTGAGGAGGGATTCAGATGTATACAATGTGGGTCAGCACCAGATAGATTGATTATGGATGCCACCACATTAGCCCacagaaaaaatttaaaaacctgGACCAACAACCTACAACAGATGGCATCTGATAATGTATTGCACATTCCGTACAG CTCCCATAAAGACAGAGTGGTGATAAGTGATCCATACACCAGGTTACTGCTGAGGCGATATGCTGGTGAGCAACCACCACTGATAGAGGCAGAAGTAACAAAACTGTTTGACCTCCTTGGATACCACAACAAGGAGCTCCAGGCTTTAGTGCAGTCATTTGGGAGGTCTGAAATAGCACCACCACCATACAGACCCTTCCTAAAAAATTTGGCTTTGGACAGTCCAATATGTGGCATGTTCCATCCATCTGACCACCTACAACGGATcatacagaaaatgaaaataaaagatccAAAGTCATCGCCAGAGTTACTCGAGGAGCTGCAAATGCAGTTACCATTG GTTTACAAGTTGGTGTGTTCAATCAACCATACCCCATACCATTTGGTGGAATTGCTAGAGTCCTTAGTTGAAAAAGCAGCAAACAGTTATCCTGAAAACACCACTGCCACTTCTTTGATGGACAATCACCTTCTCAAGGACAGCTTTTTCCCATCACTCCTACCATTAAGATCTCGAGGGACCTACAAGATGGATTTTACAACTAATAAAAAGGGCAAATACGAATGCACAAAGAGCAAAGGACACCCTAGTTTGCTACCTGGTGTTTTCTGCCTCTTCTGTGAACATG GAGTTTGCTATGGATATGAGTTGATGGATTCTAGTGAATCTCCAAATGTTCCATTTACATTGATATTAACTCGGTTCAAAAAAG CTCCATCTATGGTCATTTACGACAATGCTTGTAGGATGCACTCTTACTGTCTGAACAGGCATCCTGATTTCTTCAAAGACACATGGTTTCTAGTCGATCGACTGCATTGGTTTAACCATCGAGGGTGTAATGATGGGTACAACCTAAATGAATATGTGCAATTCAATACCATAAACAGTCAGGCTGCAGAGCAATGCAACAGTTCCCTAGGAAAACTTAAATCAATGCTTTCTTACATGACAAATTACAACTTTCATCTTCATTGCAAGTTCTACCTGTGGGTTCttaataaaagaaaacagaatGCTAACAAGTGA
- the LOC125657079 gene encoding uncharacterized protein LOC125657079, producing MGIDLYEVDIRSLNPMRWLTDAVIDVVARRMKEQIPSKNVYILETFFAQKLLVKGKLNRRPLDMTGCNYLGVENVLAALDVDLEKGAILIVPISNMVHWYLAVLCAESRSIYFLCSMNGRYENEGASLKVYFEKELEKCGIVDKVEVEHKKVPQQRNSFDCGVFLLSYIRNILQNQSIADVENTTILIRNEVSNLCLSK from the exons ATGGGGATTGACTTATATGAAGTTGACATCCGGTCACTCAACCCTATGAGGTGGCTGACAGATGCTGTTATAGATGTTGTAGCAAG AAGAATGAAAGAACAAATCCCCTCAAAGAATGTGTACATCTTAGAAACATTCTTTGCACAGAAATTGCTTGTCAAAGGAAAGCT CAACCGTAGACCCCTGGACATGACAGGATGTAATTACTTGGGGGTGGAAAATGTCCTTGCTGCTTTAGATGTGGATTTAGAGAAAGGAGCCATCCTCATTGTACCAATCAGTAACAT GGTTCATTGGTATTTGGCTGTGTTATGTGCAGAGTCACGGTCCATTTACTTTCTCTGTTCCATGAATGGACGATATGAAAATGAGGGGGCATCATTGAAAGT ATATTTTGAAAAGGAACTGGAGAAGTGTGGCATTGTGGACAAAGTTGAGGTGGAGCATAAAAAA GTTCCACAACAGAGGAATAGTTTTGACTGTGGGGTATTTCTCCTTTCCTATATCAGAAACATTCTTCAG aaCCAGTCAATTGCAGATGTTGAGAATACCACAATATTGATCAGGAACGAGGTGTCGAATTTGTGCTTATCAAAATAA